The following proteins come from a genomic window of Myxococcales bacterium:
- a CDS encoding integration host factor subunit beta produces the protein MTKSELIDALAARSDLTKARAELVVNCVFDSMTEALQKGDGIEIRGFGSFTVRPYKAYSGRNPRTGAPVPVPPKRLPFFKVGKDLKELVNSSRHQPITGDEGDD, from the coding sequence ATGACGAAAAGCGAATTGATTGACGCACTTGCGGCCAGGAGTGATCTCACGAAGGCGCGCGCGGAGCTCGTCGTCAACTGCGTGTTCGACTCCATGACCGAGGCGCTCCAGAAGGGCGACGGCATCGAGATCCGCGGATTCGGGAGCTTCACCGTGCGCCCCTACAAGGCGTACTCCGGGCGCAACCCGCGCACCGGCGCGCCCGTCCCCGTCCCGCCGAAGCGCCTGCCCTTCTTCAAGGTCGGCAAGGACCTGAAGGAGCTCGTCAACAGCAGCCGCCACCAGCCGATCACGGGCGACGAGGGCGACGACTGA
- a CDS encoding glycerol-3-phosphate dehydrogenase, which yields MGALSVCVVGGGHWGLALAAAIGRAGNRALIVTRRAELTLPEGCELAELARACDEARLVIFAVPSRAAREAARQLGDHLGGHHYVVHGVRGLVGDGLETVSEVLRQETPARRVGALGGPVLEPDLLAGAPSVMVTGARFPEVNELLAEAFTSPALRLYSTHDLRGLEWASALVGCVAIAAGYARGLGVNAGLVAAFMTRSIHEAARIAVAAGGEDRTLLGLAGYGDLLAAVLEDERPEIALGRALAGGKTAADALAEARHSVEAVELVPRILAWCEQRELRTPIFRALGLGILGGHPPDTLLHQLMTMPHV from the coding sequence ATGGGAGCTCTCTCGGTGTGCGTGGTCGGCGGTGGTCACTGGGGCTTGGCGCTCGCGGCGGCGATCGGCCGCGCGGGCAATCGAGCGCTGATCGTCACGCGCCGCGCGGAGCTCACGCTCCCCGAGGGGTGTGAGCTCGCCGAGCTCGCCCGCGCCTGCGACGAGGCGAGGCTCGTCATCTTCGCGGTCCCGTCCCGGGCCGCGCGCGAGGCGGCCCGCCAGCTCGGCGATCACCTCGGGGGCCACCACTACGTCGTCCACGGAGTGCGCGGCTTGGTGGGTGACGGGCTCGAGACCGTGAGCGAGGTCCTCCGCCAAGAGACGCCCGCGCGGCGCGTCGGCGCCCTCGGTGGCCCCGTGCTCGAGCCCGATCTCCTGGCGGGCGCGCCCAGCGTGATGGTCACCGGCGCTCGCTTCCCCGAGGTGAACGAGCTGCTCGCGGAGGCGTTCACCTCTCCGGCGCTTCGGCTGTATTCTACACACGATCTCCGCGGCCTGGAGTGGGCCTCCGCGCTCGTCGGGTGCGTCGCGATCGCCGCCGGGTACGCGCGCGGCTTGGGCGTCAACGCCGGGCTCGTGGCCGCGTTCATGACCCGCTCCATCCACGAAGCCGCACGCATCGCCGTGGCCGCCGGCGGGGAAGACCGCACGCTGCTCGGCCTCGCGGGCTACGGCGACCTGCTCGCCGCCGTCCTCGAGGACGAACGCCCCGAGATCGCCCTCGGGCGCGCGCTCGCGGGCGGAAAGACGGCCGCCGACGCGCTCGCCGAGGCGCGCCACTCGGTCGAGGCGGTGGAGCTCGTGCCGCGCATCCTGGCATGGTGCGAGCAGCGCGAGCTGCGGACCCCCATCTTTCGGGCGCTGGGCCTCGGGATCCTCGGCGGCCACCCTCCCGACACGTTGCTCCACCAGCTCATGACGATGCCCCATGTGTGA
- a CDS encoding serine/threonine protein kinase, which translates to MRSIPPPAAVLLEPGFRFDGYELLCKIGQGGMASVWLARYAHADDPHALVAIKTILPELAANQEFRAMMLDEARIVTAINHPSVAATLKVGQLWDIPYLVLEYVPGESLDQLCEALFDAGKVVPPPIVVRIIADTCRGLHAAHELLDENGEPLGLVHRDVSPQNILVNDRGRAMLIDFGIAKARERLTPETADGVMKGKIPYMAPEHAMGSAVDRRSDIWSLGAVAYLMLSGKEPHSGPNDAARLIRKLAGEPLAPLPLTVPEPLRVVVERALHAEPSQRYATALEFATALEEAVLPSEHWEIEKFFFDNLSHTARARQLIVEHAIAAADARARTREILSSAQGGGVRMSSTPGLSTSDTTENLPAVPLERAVRPVFVYLGAAGIALAIVAAYGIGQMNGVRASATPPLLATGVPVGTAMVAPSATAALPVGPSVPTASAESSATPPSGSSSSPTPTAWPKVSVKPHPPPPPTGTGKGPGKPPEETIF; encoded by the coding sequence GTGCGTTCGATCCCGCCACCCGCCGCCGTGCTGCTCGAACCGGGCTTCCGTTTCGATGGGTACGAGCTGCTGTGCAAGATCGGGCAGGGGGGCATGGCGAGCGTGTGGCTCGCGCGCTACGCCCACGCCGACGACCCGCACGCCCTCGTCGCGATAAAGACCATCTTGCCGGAGCTCGCGGCGAACCAAGAGTTCCGCGCGATGATGCTCGACGAAGCGCGGATCGTCACGGCCATCAACCACCCGAGCGTCGCCGCGACGCTCAAGGTGGGCCAGCTCTGGGACATTCCCTACCTGGTGCTCGAGTACGTCCCGGGAGAGTCGCTCGACCAGCTCTGCGAGGCGCTCTTCGATGCGGGCAAGGTCGTGCCGCCGCCGATCGTGGTGCGCATCATCGCCGACACGTGCCGTGGCCTCCACGCCGCCCACGAGCTCCTCGACGAGAACGGCGAGCCGCTCGGGCTCGTGCACCGGGACGTCTCTCCGCAGAACATCCTCGTGAACGATCGTGGCCGGGCGATGTTGATCGACTTCGGGATCGCGAAGGCGCGCGAGCGCCTCACTCCAGAGACCGCCGACGGCGTCATGAAGGGCAAGATCCCCTACATGGCGCCGGAGCACGCCATGGGGAGCGCGGTCGACCGTCGCTCCGACATCTGGTCGCTCGGGGCGGTCGCGTACCTCATGCTGTCGGGCAAGGAGCCCCACAGCGGGCCAAACGACGCGGCGAGGCTCATCCGTAAGCTGGCGGGCGAGCCGCTCGCCCCGCTCCCGCTCACCGTGCCCGAGCCGCTGCGGGTGGTGGTGGAGCGCGCGCTCCACGCCGAGCCTTCGCAGCGCTACGCGACGGCCCTCGAGTTCGCCACCGCGCTCGAAGAGGCCGTGCTGCCCTCCGAGCACTGGGAGATCGAGAAATTCTTCTTCGACAACCTCTCCCACACGGCGAGGGCGCGGCAGCTCATCGTCGAGCACGCCATCGCGGCCGCGGACGCGCGGGCGCGGACACGCGAGATCCTCTCGAGCGCGCAGGGCGGTGGCGTACGCATGTCGTCGACGCCCGGGTTGAGCACGAGCGACACCACGGAGAACCTGCCCGCGGTCCCGCTGGAGCGCGCGGTGCGGCCGGTGTTCGTCTACCTCGGCGCCGCGGGCATCGCCCTCGCCATCGTAGCCGCCTACGGGATCGGCCAGATGAACGGGGTGCGCGCGAGCGCGACCCCGCCGCTGCTCGCGACCGGGGTGCCCGTGGGAACTGCGATGGTCGCGCCCTCGGCGACCGCGGCTCTCCCGGTAGGCCCCAGCGTCCCGACGGCGTCGGCGGAGTCGAGCGCGACCCCGCCCAGCGGCTCGTCGTCCAGCCCGACGCCGACGGCGTGGCCGAAGGTGAGCGTGAAACCGCATCCCCCGCCCCCGCCGACCGGGACCGGCAAGGGGCCGGGAAAGCCCCCCGAAGAGACGATCTTCTAG
- a CDS encoding tyrosine--tRNA ligase — MPTDPPNAPPNAPRADASPSTGGGSFLPVEAQLEVILRGAEDVHVRAELTARLEESRASGRPLRVKVGFDPTRPDLHLGHAVLMQKMRQFQDLGHEVILLVGDFTAMVGDPTGQNDLRPRLTRADVEAAAETYTEQAFRILAREITVVRRNSEWLGALGATELIELMAKTTVSRMLERNDFAKRFAEQRPIYQHEFLYPLLQGYDSVALACDIELGGTDQLFNLLVGRDLMPKYGKRGQLVLTTPLLEGTDARFVDGKVVGKKMSKSADNTIGLLEAPLTFFRKVMQLDDDVIFRYYDLLSSRSSAEIAALRAERAAGRNPQEIKAAFASELLTRLQGEEAARDAAAEFRRVYSGDAIPDDVPELRLPTEGDTLWIAKALALANLVKSSGEGKRLVEQGGVEVNRERVTDPQLQLARGERYLLKVGSKNRRFAWVTVLGADAGPA, encoded by the coding sequence ATGCCGACCGATCCCCCGAACGCTCCCCCGAACGCTCCCCGCGCCGACGCCTCGCCTTCGACGGGAGGCGGGTCTTTTCTCCCCGTCGAAGCGCAGCTCGAGGTCATCCTGCGCGGGGCCGAGGACGTGCACGTCCGCGCGGAGCTCACGGCCCGCCTCGAGGAGTCACGCGCCTCCGGGCGACCGCTCCGCGTGAAGGTCGGCTTCGACCCCACGCGACCCGACCTGCACCTCGGGCACGCGGTGCTCATGCAGAAGATGCGGCAGTTTCAGGACCTCGGGCACGAGGTCATCTTGCTCGTGGGTGACTTCACCGCGATGGTCGGCGATCCCACCGGGCAGAACGACCTCCGACCACGGCTCACGCGGGCCGACGTGGAGGCCGCCGCGGAGACCTACACCGAGCAGGCGTTCCGCATCCTCGCGCGCGAGATCACGGTGGTCCGCCGCAACTCCGAGTGGCTCGGCGCGCTCGGGGCCACGGAGCTCATCGAGCTCATGGCCAAGACCACGGTCTCGCGCATGCTCGAGCGCAACGACTTCGCGAAGCGCTTCGCCGAGCAGCGCCCCATCTACCAGCACGAGTTCCTCTACCCCCTGCTTCAGGGCTACGACTCGGTCGCGCTCGCCTGCGACATCGAGCTCGGCGGCACGGACCAGCTCTTCAACCTGCTCGTCGGCCGCGACCTCATGCCGAAGTACGGCAAGCGCGGCCAGCTCGTACTCACGACGCCGCTGCTCGAGGGCACCGACGCGCGCTTCGTCGACGGCAAGGTGGTCGGCAAGAAGATGTCGAAGAGCGCCGACAACACCATCGGCCTGCTGGAGGCGCCCCTTACCTTCTTCCGGAAGGTGATGCAGCTCGATGACGACGTCATCTTCCGGTACTACGACCTCCTCTCGAGCCGCTCGTCCGCAGAGATCGCCGCCCTCCGCGCCGAGCGCGCCGCGGGCCGGAACCCCCAGGAAATCAAGGCCGCCTTCGCGAGCGAGCTGCTCACGCGCCTCCAGGGCGAGGAGGCAGCCCGCGACGCGGCCGCGGAGTTTCGGCGCGTGTACTCGGGCGACGCGATCCCCGACGACGTGCCCGAGCTTCGCCTCCCCACCGAGGGCGACACCCTCTGGATCGCGAAGGCGCTCGCGCTCGCCAACCTCGTCAAGTCCAGCGGCGAGGGCAAGCGGCTCGTCGAGCAGGGCGGCGTCGAGGTGAACCGGGAGCGCGTCACCGACCCGCAGCTTCAGCTCGCGCGCGGCGAGCGCTACCTGCTCAAGGTGGGCTCGAAGAACCGGCGGTTCGCGTGGGTCACCGTGCTCGGCGCCGACGCGGGCCCCGCGTGA
- a CDS encoding metallophosphoesterase, with amino-acid sequence MTARDRRRTGPTRLGARARAWRALGRVLPLLLAPVLAPVLAACGDCGRASEPATAPRPSASPGLDAASADAASAAATDAARAIVADAGAAADARAASGVGSDAASATGHGPVRFIAVGDTGLGSARQRRVGAAMADQCRKSGCDFVVMLGDNVYPSGLASPDDPRMRALFEEPYAGVDAPFYPTLGNHDFGGNGSGDEFERGQYEVDYTRRSQKWKLPAAYHHFTVRGVELFDLETNSAMFGRDATQRREMRGFIAGSKAPWKIAFGHHPYLSNGPHGNAGSYEGARGVAIWSGDGVKSYLDGEICGKVDLYLAGHDHSLQWLSARCAGTELIVSGAGSGPTSLPGANPTHFQSLELGFVYIVVEGRALTAEFIDTRGAVMFTRTIQK; translated from the coding sequence ATGACGGCGCGCGACCGACGACGCACGGGGCCCACGCGCCTCGGTGCAAGAGCGCGAGCGTGGCGCGCGCTGGGCCGCGTGTTGCCGCTCCTGCTCGCCCCCGTGCTCGCCCCCGTGCTCGCGGCGTGCGGTGACTGCGGGCGCGCGTCGGAGCCGGCGACCGCCCCGCGACCCTCGGCCTCGCCCGGGCTCGACGCGGCGAGCGCCGACGCGGCGTCCGCAGCGGCGACCGATGCGGCGCGCGCGATCGTCGCCGACGCAGGGGCCGCCGCCGACGCGCGCGCGGCGTCCGGTGTGGGGAGTGATGCGGCGAGCGCCACCGGCCACGGCCCGGTCCGCTTCATCGCGGTCGGCGACACCGGCCTCGGATCGGCCCGCCAGCGCCGCGTCGGCGCCGCGATGGCCGACCAGTGCCGCAAGAGCGGGTGCGACTTCGTGGTGATGCTTGGCGACAATGTGTACCCGAGCGGGCTGGCGTCACCCGACGATCCCCGCATGCGCGCGCTCTTCGAGGAGCCCTACGCGGGCGTGGACGCGCCCTTCTACCCTACGCTCGGCAACCACGATTTCGGCGGAAATGGCTCCGGCGACGAGTTCGAGCGCGGACAGTACGAGGTCGACTACACCCGCCGCTCGCAGAAGTGGAAGCTCCCCGCCGCGTACCATCACTTCACTGTCCGCGGCGTCGAGCTGTTCGATCTCGAGACCAACTCGGCCATGTTCGGGCGCGACGCCACGCAGCGCCGCGAAATGCGGGGGTTCATCGCGGGCTCGAAGGCGCCGTGGAAGATCGCCTTCGGGCATCACCCCTACCTCTCGAACGGTCCGCACGGGAACGCGGGCTCCTACGAGGGCGCGCGCGGCGTGGCGATCTGGAGCGGCGACGGCGTCAAGAGCTACCTCGACGGGGAGATCTGCGGGAAGGTCGACCTCTACCTCGCCGGCCACGACCACAGCCTCCAGTGGCTCTCGGCGCGGTGCGCCGGCACCGAGCTCATCGTCAGCGGCGCGGGCTCGGGCCCTACGTCGCTGCCCGGCGCGAACCCGACCCACTTTCAGTCACTCGAGCTCGGGTTCGTGTACATCGTCGTCGAAGGGCGCGCGCTCACCGCCGAGTTCATCGACACGCGCGGCGCGGTGATGTTCACGCGCACGATCCAGAAGTAG
- the ylqF gene encoding ribosome biogenesis GTPase YlqF — protein sequence MSIQWFPGHMTQARRAIADAMPGCDVVVEVLDARMPRASENPLLADLRGAKPCVKILGKSDLADPEVTTAWLQAFAEHPEPTRSHPEGSVLACALTTKRPGELAGTIHALCARQVPHRSAAGKAIRAMIVGIPNVGKSTIINTLMGRKVAAVGDKPAVTKSTQKVVLKSGLMTLLDNPGIMWPRIDDPRAALCLAFGGAIPETAIDFEEVGMFGAGLLLQRYPGLVVARYKLDTTPASAEALLTEIGRRRGGLRSGGVVDLHKAADILIHDFRQGTLGRISLEGPRRPAPRAPATPEGTEPSVGAGSSAPAPPSGDLS from the coding sequence ATGTCCATCCAGTGGTTCCCGGGGCACATGACCCAGGCGCGGCGCGCGATCGCCGACGCCATGCCGGGGTGCGACGTCGTGGTGGAAGTGCTCGACGCGCGCATGCCCAGAGCGAGCGAGAACCCGCTGCTCGCGGATCTCCGCGGCGCGAAGCCGTGCGTCAAGATCCTCGGCAAGAGCGACCTCGCCGATCCGGAGGTCACGACCGCTTGGCTCCAAGCTTTCGCCGAGCACCCCGAGCCGACGCGGTCCCACCCCGAGGGCTCGGTGCTCGCGTGCGCGCTGACGACCAAGCGCCCAGGCGAGCTCGCCGGGACGATCCACGCGCTCTGCGCGCGCCAAGTGCCGCATCGGAGCGCCGCCGGGAAGGCCATCCGCGCGATGATCGTCGGCATTCCGAACGTCGGCAAGTCGACGATCATCAACACGCTGATGGGACGCAAGGTCGCCGCCGTAGGGGACAAGCCCGCGGTCACGAAGTCCACGCAGAAGGTCGTGCTGAAGAGCGGCCTCATGACCCTCCTCGACAACCCGGGCATCATGTGGCCACGCATCGACGATCCACGCGCGGCGCTCTGCCTCGCGTTCGGGGGCGCGATCCCCGAGACGGCGATCGACTTCGAGGAGGTAGGCATGTTCGGCGCCGGGCTTCTGCTCCAGCGCTACCCGGGGCTCGTGGTGGCCCGCTACAAGCTCGACACGACGCCCGCCAGCGCGGAGGCCCTCCTCACCGAGATCGGGCGGCGCCGCGGCGGGCTCCGTAGCGGTGGCGTGGTCGATCTTCACAAGGCGGCGGACATCCTCATCCACGACTTTCGACAGGGGACGCTCGGGCGGATCAGCCTCGAGGGCCCGCGGCGCCCGGCGCCGCGCGCACCGGCGACGCCGGAAGGGACCGAGCCCTCCGTGGGCGCAGGGTCGTCCGCGCCCGCGCCTCCGTCCGGAGATCTCTCGTGA
- a CDS encoding TPM domain-containing protein produces the protein MNRTPPWLRCLLSALAALAVVLGALDPRSALAAVPPLVGHVVDVPGALSGAERSALDAKLEHARRTRGLTVVVLVAGPLDPAQGTIDDVAYEAFNTWGVGAKGKDDGVLLVVAPTDRKLRIETGKGVGGALTDVQSSHINRDIIGPELRAGRVYNALDRGTDAILEALAKDAPAPAPVARRKSPLENPVVVAVIVVVVLLVIVLSIVSRTFRTFFFAFLRIFWFLLSVFSGRGGGGGGGYTGGGGRSGGGGSSDDY, from the coding sequence GTGAACCGCACTCCCCCTTGGCTCCGGTGCCTCCTGTCGGCCCTCGCCGCGCTCGCCGTAGTGCTCGGAGCGCTCGACCCGCGGAGCGCCCTGGCCGCCGTGCCCCCGCTCGTCGGCCACGTCGTCGACGTGCCTGGCGCGCTGTCGGGCGCGGAGCGCTCCGCCCTCGACGCGAAGCTCGAGCACGCCCGCCGCACGCGCGGCCTCACGGTCGTCGTGCTCGTGGCCGGCCCGCTCGATCCTGCGCAGGGCACCATCGACGACGTGGCGTACGAGGCCTTCAACACGTGGGGCGTGGGCGCCAAGGGCAAAGACGACGGAGTGCTCCTCGTGGTCGCCCCCACCGACCGCAAGCTGCGCATCGAGACCGGCAAGGGGGTCGGCGGCGCGCTGACCGACGTGCAGTCGAGCCACATCAACCGCGACATCATCGGCCCCGAGCTCCGGGCGGGACGCGTGTACAACGCACTCGATCGTGGCACCGACGCGATCCTCGAGGCGCTGGCGAAGGACGCCCCCGCGCCCGCTCCGGTGGCGCGGCGAAAGAGCCCCCTCGAGAACCCCGTCGTCGTCGCCGTGATCGTCGTCGTGGTGCTGCTCGTGATCGTGCTCTCGATCGTGTCGCGCACGTTTCGCACGTTCTTCTTCGCGTTCCTCCGCATCTTCTGGTTTCTCCTCAGCGTCTTCAGCGGACGCGGCGGCGGCGGCGGCGGTGGCTACACCGGCGGCGGCGGGCGCTCCGGCGGCGGCGGCTCGAGCGACGATTATTGA
- a CDS encoding CarD family transcriptional regulator yields the protein MNLSVGDKAVHPLHGLGEVSSIEHREVGGVSGDFYILRILDKGMRVMVPKNSASSSGLRAVMSEKDANAVLDTLRAPETAVDLQPWSRRFRAYTEMMKSGSPHEVAKVLRDMFRLKFDKDLSFGERRLLDQAKSLLMKELAAAKKISEADLMTEVSEMFKA from the coding sequence CTGAACCTCTCGGTGGGCGACAAGGCGGTGCACCCGCTCCACGGGCTCGGCGAGGTCTCCTCGATCGAGCACCGCGAGGTCGGCGGGGTGTCTGGTGACTTCTACATCCTGCGCATCCTGGACAAGGGCATGCGCGTGATGGTGCCGAAGAACAGCGCCTCGTCCAGCGGGCTCCGCGCGGTCATGAGCGAGAAGGACGCGAACGCCGTGCTCGACACGCTGCGCGCCCCCGAGACCGCCGTCGATCTCCAGCCGTGGAGCCGCCGCTTCCGCGCCTACACCGAGATGATGAAGAGCGGCTCGCCGCACGAGGTCGCGAAGGTGCTCCGCGACATGTTCCGCCTCAAGTTCGACAAGGACCTGAGCTTCGGCGAGCGGCGCCTGCTCGATCAGGCGAAGAGCCTGCTCATGAAGGAGCTCGCCGCCGCGAAGAAGATCAGCGAGGCCGACCTCATGACCGAGGTCTCCGAGATGTTCAAGGCGTAG